The Sphingomonas donggukensis genomic interval TCGTGCCGGCATCCTCACCGCGGGCGAGCAGCTCGTCGACCGCCTCGCTGCCGGTCTCGCCATAGCCGGCGATCAGGATATGGCCCGTCAGGGTCCGCTGGATCAGCGCCATGCGCCACCTCTCCCATGTGCGCTTAAGGACGAAATTATAGGCGGTGCCGATGAACAGCAGCACCACGAACACCCGGATCGGCGTGACGATCAGCGCGTCGAACATCCGCGACGTCGTGCTGACTGGGGCGATGTCGCCGTAACCGGTCGTCGTGATCGAGATCATCGTGAAATAGACGACATCGAGGAAGCTGACATTGCCGTCGTAATTGTCGCGCAGTCCCGCGCGGTCGTACCAGTGCACCCCGATCGCCAGCGCGACGAGGCCGAGCACGGCGAGCACCCGCCACCCGATCGACAGCCACACCGGCAGCGTCGACGCGCGCTTCAGCGTGCCGCGGGGCATGTGCTTCACGCGGGCACGCTCATCGCGCCGGCAGGCGCGGGAGCGGATCGACGGGGGTGCGGCCCTGGCGGATCTCGAAATGCACCTCGGGCCGGTCGGCGAAGCCCGAATTGCCCGACAGCGCGATGGTCTGCCCGCGCTTCACCGCCTGACCGCGGGTGACGAGCAGCTGGCTGGCATGGCCGTACACCGTGGTCAGCCCGCCGCCGTGGCTGAGCATGACGAGGCCGCCGAACGCCGCCACTTCGCTGCCGGCATAGGCAACGACGCCGTCGGTCGCCGCCAGGATCGGGGTGCCGATCGGCACCGCGATCTTGATGCCGTTGTTGCGCTCGCCCGATCCGCCGGGGCCGAAGCGCCGCACGATCGGGCCGCTGGCGACCGGCCACAGGAACCGGCCCGGCGCGCCGCGCGGCGTCGCGATCTGCGCGACCGACGGGATCGGGCGGGCGGGCGTGGGGCTGGGGCGGACGGGGCGCTGGTTCTCGGCGATGGTCGGCTGGCTGCCGGTGATGATGTCGTCGATGTCGAGGCGGAACGCGGCGGCGCGCTCGGCGGCGGTCGGCGGGCGGGTCGCGTCGCCGGGGATGACGACGCGCTGGCCGACGCGCAGGATGAACGGATCGGTGAGCGCGTTGGCGGTCACGATCCGGCCCCAGTCCACGCCGTAGGCGCGGGCGATGGCGATGCCGGTCTCCCCGCTGCGGACCAGGTGATAGCGGCCACCCGGGATCGTCAGCCGCTGGCCGCTGCGGATCACGAACGGCGCGGTCAGGCCGTTGGCGCGCGCGATCGCCTCCGATCCAGCACCCGTGCGCTCGGCGACGGCGCGCAGGCTGTCGCCCGGCTGGACGACATATTCGCCGGCGGGAATGGTGCGGGCATCGGGCGTTACGGGTCGCGCGGTCCATGCAGGCGGCGGCGCGGGCAGCGCGGTGACGCCGGCATCGGCGGGCGAGCGGCGCTCGTAATCCTGGGGATAGCTGTAGCCGTCCCGCTGCGGCGGCGGCGGCGTGTCGTAGCGCGGCCCCTCCACACTCGGGATACAGCCGCCCAGCGCCGTCGCGGCGCAGATCGTCGTCAGGATTCCAGCGCGCATCTCAAGGCCCCCCTTCATGCGTAGGCTGCCGCCATCCTATCAAGCGATTCGCGGTGCGTCAGGTCGAGATGCAACGGGGTGACGGTAACGTACCCCGCCTCGATCGCTTCCAGATCGGTATCGATCACGGGCGAGAAGGGGACGCGCCCCAGCCCCATCCAGAAATAGTCGAATCCGCGCGGGTCGGTGCGCTTGTCCAGGCGAAGCCGCCCATAGTCGCGCAGGCCCTGCGCCACGACCTTGATGCCCGCGACATCGGCGGCGGGAACCGGCGGGAAATTGATGTTGACCAGCGTGCGCGGCGCCCAGTCCATGTCGAGCACCGGGCGCAATGTGCGCTCGCCCCATTGCTCCGCCGCATCGAAGCTGACGCGCTCGCCGGGTGCCGACAGCGCGTACCGCTGGCTGAGCGCGATCGAGCGGATGCCGGCCAGCGCCCCCTCCATCGCCGCCGCGACGGTGCCCGAATAGCTGACGTCCTCCCCCAGATTGGCGCCGCGGTTGACGCCCGACAGGATCAGGTCGGGCTTCGCATCCTTCATCACCTCGGCGAGCGCGAACATGACCGCATCGGTAGGCGTGCCGGTGACCGCCCAGCGTTTCTCGCCGAAATTGCGCAGGCGGACCGGCTCGGTGAGGGTCAGCGAGCGGCCCTTGCCCGACTGTTCCTCGATCGGCGCGACCACGGTGATGTCGTCGCTCAGGGTGCGGGCGATCGCCTCCAGCACCTTGAGGCCATGCGCGTGGATGCCGTCATCGTTGGTGAGGAGGATGCGCATCAGCGCGTCGGCTCCAGCACCTCGGCGCCGCCCATCCAGGGGCGCAATACTTCGGGGATGGCGACCGCGCCGCCCTCCTGCTGGTAGTTCTCGATAATGGCGACGAGCGTGCGCCCCACCGCGAGGCCCGAGCCGTTGAGGGTGTGGACGAAGCGCGTGCCCTTTTCGCCCGCGGGGCGATAGCGGGCGTTCATGCGGCGCGCCTGGAAATCGGTGCAGGTCGAGCAGGACGAAATCTCGCGGTACCGTTGCTGCCCGGGCAGCCACACTTCGAGGTCGTAGGTCCGCGCGGCGGAAAAGCCCATGTCGCCGGTGCACAGCTTAATGCGGCGGAACGCGAGGCCAAGCTTCATCAGCACGGCTTCGGCAGCGGCGGTCATCCGCTCGTGTTCGGCCTCGGACGCATCGGGCGTCACGATCGACACCATCTCGGCCTTCTCGAACTGATGCTGGCGGATGAAGCCGCGGGTATCGCGGCCCGCGGCGCCGGCCTCGGAGCGGAAGCACGGAGTGAGCGCGGTGAAGCGGAGCGGCAATTCCTCCTCGCGCAGAATGCTGTCGCGGACGATGTTGGTCAGCGACACCTCGGCCGTCGGGATTAGCCAGCGACCGTCGGTCGTCCTGAACAGGTCGTCGGCGAACTTCGGCAGCTGGCCGGTGCCGAACATCACCTCGTCGCGCACCAGCAGCGGCGGCACGACCTGTTCATAGCCGAACTCAGCGGTCAGCGTCGCCAGCATGAATTGGCCGAGTGCGGCGTGCAGCCGTGCGGCGTGCCCGCGCAGCAGCGCGAACCGCGCGCCGGCGAGCTTCACGCCGGTATCGAAGTCGAGCCCAAGCGCCGGCCCGATCGCGTCATGCTCGGCGGGGGTGAAGGCGAAGCCGGGCGGCGTGCCGTGTTCGGCGACCAGCACATTGTCGTTCTCGTCCGCGCCCTGCGGCACGTCGGCGAGCGGCAGGTTCGGCACGGTCGCCAGCTGCGCGGAGAGGGTTTCGGCCACCGCCTTCTGCTCGGCCTCGACCTTGGGCAATTGCTCCTTCAGATCGGCGACCTCGGCCATCAGGTCGGTGGGATCGTCGCGACGGGCCTTGGCCGCGCCGATCGCCTTC includes:
- the serS gene encoding serine--tRNA ligase, which encodes MHDIRFLRDDPAAFDAGLAHRGLAPLSADLLAIDARSRALTTEAQTLLARRNDVSKAIGAAKARRDDPTDLMAEVADLKEQLPKVEAEQKAVAETLSAQLATVPNLPLADVPQGADENDNVLVAEHGTPPGFAFTPAEHDAIGPALGLDFDTGVKLAGARFALLRGHAARLHAALGQFMLATLTAEFGYEQVVPPLLVRDEVMFGTGQLPKFADDLFRTTDGRWLIPTAEVSLTNIVRDSILREEELPLRFTALTPCFRSEAGAAGRDTRGFIRQHQFEKAEMVSIVTPDASEAEHERMTAAAEAVLMKLGLAFRRIKLCTGDMGFSAARTYDLEVWLPGQQRYREISSCSTCTDFQARRMNARYRPAGEKGTRFVHTLNGSGLAVGRTLVAIIENYQQEGGAVAIPEVLRPWMGGAEVLEPTR
- a CDS encoding peptidoglycan DD-metalloendopeptidase family protein, producing the protein MRAGILTTICAATALGGCIPSVEGPRYDTPPPPQRDGYSYPQDYERRSPADAGVTALPAPPPAWTARPVTPDARTIPAGEYVVQPGDSLRAVAERTGAGSEAIARANGLTAPFVIRSGQRLTIPGGRYHLVRSGETGIAIARAYGVDWGRIVTANALTDPFILRVGQRVVIPGDATRPPTAAERAAAFRLDIDDIITGSQPTIAENQRPVRPSPTPARPIPSVAQIATPRGAPGRFLWPVASGPIVRRFGPGGSGERNNGIKIAVPIGTPILAATDGVVAYAGSEVAAFGGLVMLSHGGGLTTVYGHASQLLVTRGQAVKRGQTIALSGNSGFADRPEVHFEIRQGRTPVDPLPRLPAR
- the surE gene encoding 5'/3'-nucleotidase SurE; its protein translation is MRILLTNDDGIHAHGLKVLEAIARTLSDDITVVAPIEEQSGKGRSLTLTEPVRLRNFGEKRWAVTGTPTDAVMFALAEVMKDAKPDLILSGVNRGANLGEDVSYSGTVAAAMEGALAGIRSIALSQRYALSAPGERVSFDAAEQWGERTLRPVLDMDWAPRTLVNINFPPVPAADVAGIKVVAQGLRDYGRLRLDKRTDPRGFDYFWMGLGRVPFSPVIDTDLEAIEAGYVTVTPLHLDLTHRESLDRMAAAYA